From Plasmodium brasilianum strain Bolivian I chromosome 7, whole genome shotgun sequence, the proteins below share one genomic window:
- a CDS encoding gamma-glutamylcysteine synthetase, with amino-acid sequence MGFLKIGTPLSWEEVQHVKSLIRLYGILQFVHTYKCNKDREDENIMFGDEIEYIIIRNDETLKESSALLCATDLIDEMMNLESVTDCQYGSHWTPEYSSFTIEGTPSVPFKFDINSSSFVEDCMRIRRSKLNNVLSAISGVRAVTLPCFPNSLLNNSLLMAKRINQENSKKKNERINKNDLVEPPAIENIHLKKIEKKNSENEKCANMHSEYKITFNDSNQIDMDENKSTHFVNSDITCQKNDDILMQDIYADEGECIHVEELKKEEKRDEKEGRNEEMKEHEQTMFINSLKEDSIFECELFKPENINNYSNSCLITDMVISPHARYITLTQNIRKRRGTKIISFNPIYMDIYTEQMDNWKLALDKSDNRLFKKIKKKYVLEDHLIWNKSMSNRKKREGNVHASGETTLDHLSASINEETTSKKELKIDEKKYNGSIVYGGMDTKQKDIDSYLNYKEKDEKENLMDIAMKNSLFSNIDDEEDYIYVYDRKFIEEYSEICKNPIKNYVYLDAMFFGMSMCCQQLTMSFPTIDDAKYVYDQLAVIAPLFLAITACTPYLGGYLTETDTRWRVISNSVDCRTEEELAYISKPRYSGISLYISDELPLKRNYYFYNDIDVVLDKNVYDKLRKENVDDYLSRHISSLFVRDPMVVFQGSYSEKDIISIEKRLDYHMSMPPNPQENKKKFDKIKKGKKRTTYTRMQKEKEDVVVDKNKNKKSNMNSIYLSDSFNFLEDYEEKVLSSHQHFENFQSTNWNSVRFKPPPILDNHFNGPSSIGWRVEFRTPDIQITDFENASVVTLIMVLSKFILKKRLNLYIPMSLLEENLFRSAHRDAIIKEKFYFRTNLNYDTTDNEIEEKTIYDIFFNEKNGIFFLCSKYVEEQYNEGALTQTAKNKIDEYIEFIKLRSCGKICTGAAYLRNFIMNHPSYEKNSYINSKINYDICKLIADIGKGLIIPQELLGVFVDPYKERIKSDLRQINESQYLKSLAYKFISGEDYTQYLLLSEVIKDDQDYYTCTKRTNYEESTDNHTLEFGKKLYLLSA; translated from the coding sequence ATGGGATTCCTCAAAATTGGAACGCCATTAAGCTGGGAAGAAGTGCAACATGTAAAATCTCTTATACGATTGTATGGTATACTGCAGTTTGTTCATACATACAAGTGTAATAAGGATCGAGaagatgaaaatataatgtttgGGGATGAAATAgaatatatcattataagGAATGATGAAACATTGAAAGAATCATCAGCTCTTTTATGTGCTACAGATTTAATTGATGAAATGATGAATTTAGAAAGTGTTACTGATTGTCAATATGGATCTCATTGGACACCTGAATACTCATCCTTTACGATTGAAGGGACACCATCCGTACCTTTTAAATTTGATATTAATTCTTCATCATTTGTTGAGGACTGTATGAGAATAAGGAGaagtaaattaaataacGTTCTAAGTGCAATCAGCGGAGTTCGAGCAGTTACATTACCATGTTTCCCTAACAGCCTTTTGAATAATAGTCTTCTTATGGCTAAAAGAATAAACCAGgaaaatagtaaaaagaaaaatgaaaggattaataaaaatgatttggTAGAACCACCTGCTATAGAAAacattcatttaaaaaaaatagaaaaaaaaaatagtgaaaatgaaaaatgcgCAAACATGCATagtgaatataaaattactttTAATGATTCTAATCAAATTGATATGgatgaaaataaatcaaCACATTTTGTAAATTCAGATATAACTTGtcaaaaaaatgatgatataTTAATGCAAGATATATATGCGGATGAAGGAGAATGTATACATGTAGAGGAACttaagaaagaagaaaaaagagatgAAAAAGAAGGAAGAAACGAAGAAATGAAAGAACATGAACAGACTATGTTCATAAATTCGTTAAAAGAAGATTCTATATTTGAATGTGAATTATTCAAACcagaaaatataaacaattataGTAATAGTTGTTTAATTACAGATATGGTGATAAGTCCACATGCTAGATATATCACGTTAAcacaaaatataagaaaaagaagaggaacgaaaattatttcttttaatccGATTTATATGGATATTTATACAGAACAAATGGATAACTGGAAATTAGCTTTAGACAAAAGTGACAACagactttttaaaaaaataaaaaaaaagtatgttCTAGAGGATCACTTGATTTGGAATAAATCCATGTCCAACAGGAAAAAGAGGGAGGGAAATGTTCATGCAAGTGGTGAAACCACGCTTGACCACTTAAGTGCATCCATAAACGAAGAAACTACctcaaaaaaagaattaaaaatagatgaaaaaaaatataatggtaGTATTGTATATGGCGGAATGGATACGAAGCAAAAGGATATAGATAgctatttaaattataaagaaaaagatgaaaaggaaaatttaatGGATATTGCTATGAAAAATAGCTTGTTTAGCAATATAGACGATGAAgaagattatatatatgtatatgatagAAAATTTATTGAAGAATATTCagaaatatgcaaaaatccaataaaaaattatgtatatttagaTGCCATGTTTTTTGGAATGAGCATGTGTTGCCAACAATTAACTATGTCCTTTCCAACAATTGATGAtgcaaaatatgtatatgatcAGCTAGCTGTAATAGCACCCTTATTTTTAGCCATTACTGCATGTACTCCATATTTAGGCGGGTATCTCACTGAGACAGATACAAGATGGAGAGTAATTTCAAATAGTGTGGATTGTAGAACAGAAGAAGAGTTAGCTTATATATCCAAACCTAGATATTCAGGaatatctttatatatatcagaTGAATTACCtttaaaaaggaattattatttttataatgatatAGATGTAGTTCtagataaaaatgtatacgacaaattaagaaaagaaaatgtgGATGATTATTTATCAAGACATATTTCTTCCTTATTTGTAAGGGATCCAATGGTTGTATTTCAGGGATCTTACAGTGAGAAGGACATTATATCCATTGAAAAGAGATTGGATTATCATATGTCTATGCCCCCCAACCCccaagaaaacaaaaaaaaatttgataaaattaaaaaagggaagaaaAGAACAACTTATACAAGAAtgcaaaaggaaaaagaggATGTGGTGgtagataaaaataagaataaaaaaagtaatatgaACAGTATATATCTAAGTGATAGTTTCAACTTTTTAGAAgattatgaagaaaaagtaCTTTCATCCCATCaacattttgaaaattttcaaaGTACCAACTGGAATAGTGTCCGATTTAAACCCCCACCTATACTTGATAATCATTTTAATGGACCAAGCTCTATTGGATGGAGAGTAGAATTTAGAACACCAGATATTCAAATAACAGATTTTGAAAATGCTTCTGTTGTTACTTTAATTATGGTTTTgtctaaatttattttaaaaaaaagacttaatttatatattcctaTGTCTTTGTTAGAAGAAAATTTGTTCAGATCAGCACACAGAGATgctataataaaagaaaaattttattttcgcacaaatttaaattatgataCAACAGATAATGAAATAGAGGAAAAAACTATATacgatatatttttcaatgaaaaaaatggaatattctttttatgttCCAAATATGTTGAAGAACAATATAATGAAGGCGCATTAACACAGacagcaaaaaataaaatagatgaatatattgaatttataaaattaagaagTTGTGGGAAAATATGTACAGGTGCAGCttatttaagaaattttattatgaacCATCCttcttatgaaaaaaattcatatattaatagtaaaataaattatgatatatgtaaattaataGCAGATATAGGAAAAGGTTTAATAATTCCACAAGAATTATTAGGTGTTTTTGTTGATCCATATaaagaaagaataaaaagtGACTTAAGACAAATTAATGAAAGTCAGTATCTTAAATCATTAGCCTACAAATTTATATCAGGAGAGGATTATACACAGTACCTTCTTCTTAGTGAGGTTATTAAGGATGACCAAGACTATTACACTTGTActaaaagaacaaattatGAAGAATCTACGGATAATCATACACTTGAGTTTGGAAAGAAACTGTACCTATTAAGCGCATAG